ATCTGTGAATTGGATTGTCGATCTTTCCTGGAGTCGATTTTGCGCTAGAGCTTCTAAAACTAACCAGTCCAGGGAAGAACTTCTTTCTTATCTTAATGTTTTGTAGAACCCCCAGATTGACCATATATTGCATGCTATCATTCACAATACATGTTCTGTCTTTCATATCATGTGTTCCGAGGGTTCAATCTGCAAGAAAACCCTCAGACATGTATATGTCATCTGATTTAGATCACTTAATTTCATACATGGATTGCTCAGGTTTTTTGATCTTGCAGGTCGTGGCGACCACCAACAAGACACCCAACTCCCGCACCCCGAACTACCCTACCCGAGCCTGCCGTCTCAGCTGATGTGTCAAGTCCACAACATCACCATGCATGTAGGTGTACTTGGTTCATCTTCGGGTTCAGATGTAGCGGTTAGTGGCCTTAAGCATTAACCATTTAATCCTGATGAATGCTGCTTGTTTTGCACAGGCTGACAAGGACAATGAGGAGGTCTACGCACAGATGACTCTGCAACCAATAAACTCTGTAAGTACTGTCGGAAACGGAGCTTGGTGAAGATATTCAGAACATGCTGAACTGCGTTTTCTCTACATGTGCTTTTATCGGTTTGCATGCTGCATGTTTGATGTTTTGCCTGAGCTGGGGACGAAATGGTACTGAATGCCTGAAAGTAACGTTAACAATGTTCAGTTTAATTGTACATTTCGAGATCAGTGCCAGTGTTTATATACGCTCAAAATCTGTACAGTATTTCTTAGATTAACGAGTGCTTACTGTATAATTTAGGAAAGTTTTAATAATACTACAGCAGATGCTAATTAAATCAGGAAGTGAAGCACTACCAAACGTACCGTATACAATGTTCAGTTCAAGTTTAATTTTTATTTAGTGCCAGAGTTTATCATCAACCCAAAAAATATATATCTGATTTGCACATTGACGAGTACTACTGCTTACTTCTCCCATTCCTTGGTTGAAGACTCTATTTCGAACCGAGCCTTGCAGCAAGGAGGGAATGGCTGCGTCTGTTTTGTGCTTGGACGCCTTCTCCTAGTTGTGCTAAAATTGAGGTGCCTGTTTAATTAACAAGCACCTTTCATCCCCACTGTGACAGTAATGCATTGAGGTGCCTCTGCACTGTAGTGTCTTAGGTTGCCAGGAGTAGTAAAACTTGGTGTGTATTGAGGATTGAGGGTGGCTGGGCTTATAAGTTAATCATCAGCGTGAATGCTTTGTTTGTCTGATACTCACTAGTTAATGCTTCGCTCGTCTGGGTGTGTGATAATGCCATGTGTCTTGTGCAATCAGATTACATTTATGTTTGTTATGGTAACATAAAAAATATTCGTGCTGTCAAAATTTTCACAGTGCGTGCCTTTCATTTCTTTAGTTTGATTGTTTCCCTTGTATTCAATATGCTTCTAGTGGCTGATCCTTCCATTTTTGTTGTGGCATCTTTATTTTCACAGGTGTTGTGTGTTCTGGAAGATGGAAGAGGAAGAAAACCTATTTTTGTTGAACTAAATTTTTTGTATTCTGTTTTGTTGTACGTATCATTTGATAGTTCTGTATAGGAACAAGTGATACTATTTTGTAGGGCTTTATGGCCTGTGATGTAAAACATATTTAGTGCTGAAATATGAAATTATTTGCGAAATTTGTCGAAAAGGAGGATCATATGTATGAATATGTGAATGGGCTGAAAAGAGTATTGGACCAACTCCAGGATTGAATTATTATTTGAATGTATAAAAAGGCTGAATGTAAACCAGAAATGGGCTGCACAAAATTGTACATATATTCTTGAAAGGCCAAATGTGTATAAAAATTGACGGGCTGACCAgttgggcttggcccatgtagCTGACAAAAATTAATAGAAATAAATATACTAAATGGGCTGAATTAATGGGCTCGGTCCATATAAATACCGaattggaccgggctgattcttaTCCATGTCAGCTTGCCACGATGGATCCTACGTGGCCTGGGGAGGCTGCTAGTGACCAAAAGTTTGGTCAAAGAACCAACGACCTTTTACATATCACAAAGAAGGTCGTcaatttcagtttacgaccgccaacttttgaccttctgttttttgtcaaaaaaggtcgcaaatgaaaaacaatgacctttcagtgaccaatagtggtggtcgcaagttgacatatttcttgtagtgcgtgtacatggctgggtcagaacggagaaactacgtcgtcgtcgtgttcatggggagccaaccggatgggtcggaacggaatgcatcgtcgtgttcatcgggagccaaccggcttggacggaatagccgatggaaacgagtactggcgtaccgcagaacggaggaaacggctttgtgttcgaccggccacggtcgaaacgggatcctgttcatcggaaggggtctggcgtaccgcaaaacggaggaaacagacttctcttggacctcctacggtcgaaacggggggtgtggcgtaccgcaaaacggaggaaacagacttgtgttggggcgctacggtcgaaatgggggtcctgttcatcggaaggggtgcggcgtaccgcaaaacggaactCCACGGGATagtgttcatctccaccgtcgacctcctccaacctccacgggctactgttcatctaccgtcgacctcctccagcctccacctgcgactgttcatccacgagctcctgttcatccagcctccaccatgcGCTCCTctaccggctactgttcaaccagccctctccacggggtcctgctcaaccacccctccacgggccactgttcatccagccctcaaccggctactgttcatccagccctccatggggtcatcctgttcatccagccctccatggggtcctgttcatccacccccaaccggctcgattaGGGTCCTGTCCATCCagtggcaacggcctctactaccacagggtcctgttcatccaaccccccaccaggaactgttcatccaaaccccctcaacaacgatccactgttcatccagggaaggagacagcagggttcgatcggcttcagttagcagcagtagcaaagtaatcactcgagttcagttaacagcaagggatcgatcgctttggttcagtaacgtagctagtgcaatcgctcgggttcagttagagcccagtgcctcacttgggttcagttagagcacaatgcctcgcacacaagcgcgtacgtacgagagaaacgcgcatcactcggtCCCCGagcacccaccgtaaccgggaactccccgatattttcctcgccctcgcttctaccatggttttttctgtcatggacggcccgaagaatgtcatgcagctgtgtctccggcccgcccaagacgaaaagtccattttctgtcatgatttttggtcatagaagtaggagcccaccatatctatgatgataccgggttttgtcacaattatcgtgatagaagtgtcataagcatggcAATTTTTTTTtccggcccaaaatgtcacagatgttttttttgtagtgataaacttgatgctcgccgcattttaggtggcccacatgtcaagcacacaaaggcagaggggcagtgcggccgagaggggtgaggcgcacgttgGGGGACATGGTGACGTGGGTTGGAGAAGTGTCATGGGAATCGCGCGTGGCAGTGgttgaaacgtgatggtcgccgtagttgaacttccatggacaagctgtcatgtctacggacacatgcattgcataccgatcattGGAAGGAGTactagtagagaaagctagggggataaatagttccttatagtcaagcggacccacgctactacctgtttcaaagacatgcacaccatcgaaatagtccatctatatcaatatacacagagagggaataatttttttataagagaggaaatagttcatccatccacaATGCCCTgctttctgtgggagacggctttgCAACAAGCTCTCTAGACCTTGCcactatctcgaaactcacacgggcatcgagggcagcatattttatctgctcgtacgtcaagggataattctcccatccagacgaccttaatgccagtgtctcgtcacccttctaaagtggtcttagttgtccgatatcttgtactgcTTGAAGTGGTCTCACCAGTCGAATCTTCGCGTGGTCAAGAGGGTAAAGGGTATAGTCTAACTAAAAGGAATATTTGATAACgctcagaaaagaagagaggtaaaagatctttttgaaaatgaTGTTTTAGacaaatctttcctatgggcttgccagtttctaggggtcacgtcctacagtcaacatgtgctctgataccatcttgtagcgacccgacccggatggatcaagtctctgtgcttaagtgtcatccctagatcggtatgctgacacacacaatactcgaggatttataacagaggtaaatcacatgtataaagtaacgtaaatactattacctcaatccaaatagcggaagtaacaacaaggttgtggattcccgtCAACACCAATGgaaaagttgagtgtagaaatcgtaaccctaacgtatcacttactcgtcgtaagataatcctacaacatgagacgttgcagccatataggtcagtacattgaatgtactggcaatttcacactgtagagcaatgctgaataatggctatcactacatgcatattaggctggtggaggctctaagtttaagttttgcataaagctaatttttccctacaacaaaggaatatattttatttaactacaaagtctGTTGAAagtattgagaaggttcctccaactcaatcccaaaatagtaatcattaacccaatcaaattaattaaataagtgttgagatcaacatgataatccaaataccagagactcaagatgtccataaccggggacacggctaatcatgattagtttgtacactctacagaggtttgtgcacttttccccataagactcgctctcctccattggatttctcgcactacatgatgtttgagaaacggatgaccgagacacagtctttcagaagcattaactctttactctgggtagacagtaccacctacacccccctacatctgctagcctaccattgaaagaggtcacacaacatactcaactatgccagagcccataatggcttgtggctgcacacagaagtttctagcattaataatcttatgatccctttgagcctgggtggcattccatagggtgatcacacgggtactccgggattcccttgggcaagcactgggttctccaggtgcccgggcaaaccactgggtgctccagggtgccccaaccaatccacccagatgtgtgttaaagtagccaccttaagttaaaccttagttaacaataactctcacatctttcatgaattctctcaaaccaatccaattctacgagcatagcaaagtaGTGCTAGCATAAAACAATAATTCCCCGGGGttgaatgcaagacaataggttcctacctcatcaactattTCCCAAAGcccacatgttatcaagtcctaaccatgcaatgtttttgaggattgaaactaatgcataaaactgggtaataaaaggatatgatcaaagtgtgaacttgccttgtactgttgatgaagatgattcccACTCATAACTCCTggtagttctactcgtcacactccgttcagtctatcgtgagcaagcaatgcatacataagcactcatgcaaaagaatcaaagaaaagatctcggaaaacttcaaaaacaagcaaacaactcttgaaacagaaaacaatttctaacagtaccaaaattaagtgaatttggctatatcagaaagtttaggtcaagagcttcgatttgcaaaaagaatcaactcaaacggagttataaaactcaaattatgaacaaaagaagtttgaattcaaatctatttgaaattaaatttttaaactttcaaaaatatgtttaagttggttatctggacagaggggatcataacgaagaagtgggtgttggtttcgttggatttggacaagtGAGTAACAAGTAGCGACCATTTGAAGAACATGGACTAATGTGTAAGAAAACTAATTACATCTAAGTCCCTGGccaaaaataaacagaaaaagaaaaatctatcgaaTGAACGTTCGCTGCCGAACGCTAACTAACGAAACTGCTCACTGCTGAACCTAATCTAATGAATGTTCGTTAATTAGATCTAACTGAAAAGAAAACCGATCTAAAAGGAAAATAAACCAAACTAATTAAGAAAAACCGGGCGGGTTTACGGTTTATACCGGTTCACCAAAACAAAACCGGCGACGGCGGTGGTTACTCCGGCGAGACgggacggcggcgcggcggctccggcgaggtgcgggcggcggctgcgcggggtggggcggcgcggatgggcagcggcggcggcgcggcagcgaggcgctccggcggcggcggtggcggatcccgacggcggtggcggtggtTGTTGCGGGATGCGGCGGCGCTGCGGGGtgcgaggagagagagggaggggccGGGCCTCGGTATTTAAGGGGGAGGTGGCAGCTTGGAGGAGGGGCCAAAGAGGCGGCGGCGACGCGATTCTGcggcggacacggcggcggcgatgcCGTGTGGGCGCGGGAGTTTGAAcggaggtcggggacgagcgcGATTGGGCCATCCTGGCGCTGGGTTGTGCCGGTTGGCTCGGCCTGGCGCGATCGGCAAGGCTTTAAAAAACAAACAGACAAAGGAAataaaacaaaaagaaataaaaacaaaatataatataggcatattatatatcaaagttttcagaaaaatattttctataacatgaacatttttgtaaagtcaaataaaatccacaaaaatgtaaataaagcaaagagtgcttccagttcatttaaaaaccaaataaaaatattttaaaataccaaaataatttcaaatttatttttctccattttttattgtagggaatcattttaccctattttccatatattttatttttggagaaaaataatttgaataaaacccaaataactccaaattgaaaaataaATTCAAAGGGACTTTTAAATTCAATTcttttaaactcccaactcaCATTTCATacgttttgaagaagtcattttatcttctctcgtgaaaatcattgagttgcataaactTTCTGAATTGGAAACATTCTCCAAATGGAAATTCAAAtccttttcaaaaccctttttcatttagttaaatggaagaagtcacatcatcttctctctagggttttgtgatgacatgaatttgaattcatggagaacAAAAATGCAAAGTGAAaatttgggaaagtccttttattcctctcatttaactttcaaaaagtttcaaat
This genomic window from Aegilops tauschii subsp. strangulata cultivar AL8/78 chromosome 4, Aet v6.0, whole genome shotgun sequence contains:
- the LOC109732150 gene encoding uncharacterized protein: MLMGSNEADKPLRRIGASFEQLAAVAKQQQQPAMAAGDFSRACSNVSVLFCCLDIAFKFAEMDYVAKASGRSSAPSPPPLPALLFGRGDHQQDTQLPHPELPYPSLPSQLMCQVHNITMHADKDNEEVYAQMTLQPINSVLCVLEDGRGRKPIFVELNFLYSVLLYVSFDSSV